Proteins encoded by one window of Kwoniella dejecticola CBS 10117 chromosome 7, complete sequence:
- a CDS encoding TIGR01456 family HAD hydrolase, which produces MLRSAWSIRRLVAHGQLGKRSIHAKTTPFPEKLAFAFDIDGVLKQGHHNVLPQAKRVLRLLSGADGRLPKPIPFLLITNGGGIPDEQRRAVLSEELGVELTENQLVQSHTPIKQYVDKYRDKPVLVIGGKGEDCRRVAESYGLQHSYIPQDVIAWNPSIWDRTTLTQEEKDFARPTDFSKVAFSAAIVMHDTDDWGRDITLILDLLSSDKGVLGTRREGHNRADMRGDVELLLSNADLEWRSDWPIPRLGQGAFRLSLESVYKATTGLDLPYVQFGKPFKATYDFSELMLRRYLKQVGRDPNGQLNVYMVGDNPLSDIDGANRHGWSSILVRTGVFHDTHGEKPTHKPTVICDDVEKGVEWAIEEELRKGNL; this is translated from the exons ATGCTCAGATCAGCATGGAGCATACGGCGCTTAGTGGCCCATGGTCAGCTGGGAAAGCGGTCTATACACG CTAAGACCACCCCATTCCCCGAGAAGTTGGCATTTGCATTTGACATA GACGGCGTACTCAAACAAGGTCATCATAATGTCTTACCCCAAGCAAAAAGGGTTTTGAGGTTATTATCAGGAGCAGACGGTAGATTGCCCAA ACCGATACCGTTTCTATTGATTACCAATGGAGGTGGGATACCGGACGAACAACGACGAGCTGTCTTATCTGAAGAGCTGGGCGTAGAG TTGACGGAAAATCAACTGGTACAAAGTCATACGCCTATAAAGCAGTATGTGGACAAGTACAGGGATAAACCGGTTTTAGTGATAGGtgggaagggagaagattGTAGGAGAGTTGCTGAGTC GTACGGCTTGCAACACTCGTATATACCGCAGGACGTGATAGCGTGGAACCCCTCGATATGGGATCGGACGACGCTTACGCAGGAGGAAAAGGACTTCGCCAGA CCCACCGATTTCTCCAAAGTCGCATTCTCAGCGGCCATAGTGATGCACGATACGGATGATTGGGGGCGGGATATCACGCTCATCCTGGATCTGCTGTCTTCGGATAAAGGTGTACTGGGCACAAGAAGAGAGGGGCATAATCGAGCTGATATGAGGGGCGATGTTGAGCTGTTATTGAGTAATGCGGATCTGGAATGGCGTTC TGATTGGCCAATACCAAGATTGGGTCAAGGTGCATTCAGATTATCGCTTGAGAGCGTGTACAAG GCTACCACAGGCCTGGATTTGCCATATGTGCAATTCGGTAAACCGTTCAAAGCGACATACGATTTCTCCGAATTGATGCTGCGTCGGTACCTCAAGCAAGTGGGCAGAGATCCGAATGGTCAACTGAACGT ATACATGGTAGGCGATAACCCCTTGTCGGATATCGACGGCGCGAATCGTCACGGATGGTCCTCTATCTTAGTCCGCACGGGGGTGTTCCACGATACGCACGGCGAGAAACCGACGCATAAGCCGACAGTCATTTGCGACGATGTTGAGAAAGGTGTTGAATGGGCTATAGAGGAGGAACTCAGGAAGGGAAATCTATAG